The bacterium region CCGTAGCGGGGGACGGCCCCTTCGCGGTCCGGCCGGCGGGTCCGGGGGTGTTCCCGACGTCGGGACGTCCGCGGGTCCTGTTCGTGCATCTGGACGGAGGCGAAAACCTGCCGGGGCTGGCCGCCGCCGTGCGGGCCGCGGTCGGCCGCGTCTGGCCCGACGGACCGCAGGACGACCGCCCGTTCCGGGCGCATCTGACGTTGGCCCGGGTCCGGGACCCGCAGGCTGCCGATGGCCGGGACCTCTTGTCGCGGATCGACTTGAGTGGGCTTCCGCCGTTCGTGGTGGAGGGCTTCTCGCTCGTCGCGAGCGCGCTCGGACCGGGGGGCGCCCGGCATCGGGAACTCGGATTCCGGCGCCTGCGAAAAAAAGGCGAATAAAAGGGTTGCTCCGGTCCGGGAGGCCGTGCTATCTTGCCGCCACGTCGGGGACGCCCGGCACCGGTTTTCGCCATTCAGAACGGCTTGTCCGGGCCTGCGGGTCCGGCTCAACGGCCCAGGGATGGGCCGCTCCATGCAGAACAGGAGATCCACACCATGGCAAAATCCCCAGCTGCCAAGACGGCGCCCGTCAAGACCGGCGCCAAGGACGACCGGACGAAGGCCCTCGAACTGACCCGGGCCCAGATCGAGAAGCAGTTCGGCAAGGGCTCGCTGATGCTCCTCGGCGAGAACAAGATCTACGACAACTTCGACGCCGTCAGCACGGGCAGCCTCGCCCTCGACATCGCGCTGGGCATCGGCGGCCTGCCCAAGGGGCGGGTCGTCGAGATCTACGGCCCCGAGGGCAGCGGCAAGACCACCGTCTGCCTCTCGGCCATCGCCAACAGCCAGAAGGACGGGGGCACGGCCGCCTTCATCGATGCCGAGCACGCCCTCGACCCCATCTACGCCCGCAAGCTGGGCGTCGACATCGACAACCTTCTGGTCAGCCAGCCGGACAACGGCGAGCAGGCCCTGGAGATCGCCGAGATGCTGGTGCGCTCGGGCGCGGTCGACATCCTGGTCATCGACTCGGTGGCGGCGCTGGTGCCGCGGGCCGAGATCGAGGGTGAGATGGGCGATCACCACGTGGGCGTGCAGGCCCGCCTCATGAGCCAGGCCCTGCGCAAGCTCACCGGCACCATCAACAAGACCAAGACCCTGGTGATCTTCACCAACCAGATCCGCATGAAGATCGGCGTCATGTTCGGGAACCCGGAGACGACGACCGGCGGCAACGCCCTGAAGTTCTACAGTTCGGTGCGGCTCGACATCCGGCGCATCGGCGCGATCACCCAGGGCGAGGACGTGGTGGGCAACCAGGTGCGCGTGAAGGTCGTGAAGAACAAGGTGGCGCCGCCGTTCAAGAAGGCCGAGTTCGACATCCTCTACGGCGAGGGCATCAGCAAGGAAGGCGACCTGATCGACCTGGGCGTGGCGGCCAACGTCATCCAGAAGTCGGGGGCCTGGTACAGCTTCGGCGAGGAGCGGCTGGGGCAGGGGCGGGAGAACGTGCGCGTCTTCCTCAAGGAGAACGTCGACCTCTACCGGACCATCAAGGAACTCGTCTTCAAGCACTACGAGATCGGGCAGTACGCCGACAACGGCGGCGAGGCGTCCGAGGCGGACATCGACGGCGACCAGCAGGCGCCCGCGCCCACGGCGGCGGGCAAGGCGGCTGCGGCCAGCGCCGGCGGCAGTGCGGGCCCGACCGGCAGCTGACCGGCGCGTCATGCCTGATCGTCGCCGCGAATTCGGAGGGCGCCGTGCGCGGCACCCCGAACCGGATCCACAGCCGGGTCTCCCCGCGGGGGAGGCCCGGCTGCTGGCCGTCCGGGACCACGCCGGGGCCGTGCACGTGAGCCTCGACACGGGTCACGACTTCGAGATCGCGCCGGGTTCGGTTCCGGCCGGGCTGCCGGCCGTGGGTGAGGTCGTGCCGGAGCCGGTGCTGCGGGCCCTGGCCCTGGCCGCCGAGCGCAAGCAGGTGGCCCGTGCGGTCTTCGCCCAACTCGACCGGCGCCTGCAGCCCGTGGCCCGGCTGCGCGACCGGCTGCAGGAGCAGGGCTACGGCGACGAGGCGATCGCCGACGTGCTGGGACAACTCGCCGCCAAGGGTATCCACTCCGACCGGCGCTACGCCGAGGCGTTCTGCCGCGATCGGCTCCTGGGCCGGGCGGTCGGACGCCGCTATCTTGTGCAGAAGCTGCGCGAGAAACGGGTCGACCCCGGCCTGGCCGGCGAGGTGGCGGCCGAGATCCTCGACGACGACACCGAGGCGGAGTTGGCGCTCGCGGCGGCGGCGGCCCGCTGGGCGCGGCTGCGGGGGGCCAACGATCAGCGGGCCCTGGCCAAGGTGGTGCGTTTCCTGATCGGGCGGGGCTTCGGGCCCGGCGTGGCCCAGACCGCCGCGCGCCGCACCCGGCCCGCGGCGGCCGCCGACTCCTGAAGCGACGTCGAGACCGCGGCGGGGCCCCTGGCCCCGTCGCCGACCGGAAGGTTTGCCCCGAGATGAAGATCCTGCTGACCGGAAGCGAAGGCATGCTGGGGCGGGCCGTCCGCGCCCGTCTGGCGGGGGCCCACGACATCGTCGGGGTCGACCTCGGCGACGGTGACCTGGCCGATCCGGCCGTGGCCGACGGCCATCTGGCGGCCCATGCTCCCGCGTGGGTGCTGCACTGCGCGGCCTGGACCGACGTCGATGGGGCCGAAACCGCGCGCGACGCGGCCATGGCCGCCAACGGGGACGCCACGGGGAACCTGGCCGCCGCGTGCGCGGCGCGCGGCGCCGGCCTGACCCTGATCAGCACCGACTACGTGTTCGACGGGCAGGCGACGGTGGGCTATCGGGAAGACGAACCCCGGGCGCCGCTGAACCACTACGGGGCGACGAAGGCGGCCGCCGAGGCCCATGTGGAGCGTCTGGCCACGCCGTGGCAGATCGTCAGAACAAGCTGGTTGTTCGGCGACGGAAAAGTTAACTTCGTCAAGACCATGCGCCGGCTGCTGGCCGCGCGCGAGACCCTGGACGTGGTCGACGACCAGCGGGGTTGCCCGACCTACGCCGACGATCTGGCCGACGTGCTCGGCTACCTGGTCGCCGGCGGGCACCGCGGCGTCTTCCACGCGACCAACCGGGGCGAGACGACCTGGCACGCCCTGGCCCGCGAGGTGGCCCGGTGCCTGGGCGCCGATCCGGAGCGGATCCGGCCCTGCGGCAGCCGGGCCTTTCCCACGGCGGCCCGACGGCCGGC contains the following coding sequences:
- the thpR gene encoding RNA 2',3'-cyclic phosphodiesterase encodes the protein RCGSGSGRQGGERRLSAFRSLSAPCRPEPEPECPMRLFVAVTPDERFREALSAAVDPWRERLALRWTPPGQWHVTLQFLGEWPESRLENLQRALAAVAGDGPFAVRPAGPGVFPTSGRPRVLFVHLDGGENLPGLAAAVRAAVGRVWPDGPQDDRPFRAHLTLARVRDPQAADGRDLLSRIDLSGLPPFVVEGFSLVASALGPGGARHRELGFRRLRKKGE
- the recA gene encoding recombinase RecA, translated to MAKSPAAKTAPVKTGAKDDRTKALELTRAQIEKQFGKGSLMLLGENKIYDNFDAVSTGSLALDIALGIGGLPKGRVVEIYGPEGSGKTTVCLSAIANSQKDGGTAAFIDAEHALDPIYARKLGVDIDNLLVSQPDNGEQALEIAEMLVRSGAVDILVIDSVAALVPRAEIEGEMGDHHVGVQARLMSQALRKLTGTINKTKTLVIFTNQIRMKIGVMFGNPETTTGGNALKFYSSVRLDIRRIGAITQGEDVVGNQVRVKVVKNKVAPPFKKAEFDILYGEGISKEGDLIDLGVAANVIQKSGAWYSFGEERLGQGRENVRVFLKENVDLYRTIKELVFKHYEIGQYADNGGEASEADIDGDQQAPAPTAAGKAAAASAGGSAGPTGS
- a CDS encoding RecX family transcriptional regulator; translation: MSLDTGHDFEIAPGSVPAGLPAVGEVVPEPVLRALALAAERKQVARAVFAQLDRRLQPVARLRDRLQEQGYGDEAIADVLGQLAAKGIHSDRRYAEAFCRDRLLGRAVGRRYLVQKLREKRVDPGLAGEVAAEILDDDTEAELALAAAAARWARLRGANDQRALAKVVRFLIGRGFGPGVAQTAARRTRPAAAADS
- the rfbD gene encoding dTDP-4-dehydrorhamnose reductase, with translation MKILLTGSEGMLGRAVRARLAGAHDIVGVDLGDGDLADPAVADGHLAAHAPAWVLHCAAWTDVDGAETARDAAMAANGDATGNLAAACAARGAGLTLISTDYVFDGQATVGYREDEPRAPLNHYGATKAAAEAHVERLATPWQIVRTSWLFGDGKVNFVKTMRRLLAARETLDVVDDQRGCPTYADDLADVLGYLVAGGHRGVFHATNRGETTWHALAREVARCLGADPERIRPCGSRAFPTAARRPAVSVLLSRRLEDAGCPARPTWQDAVARYVARLESGDVAHP